A stretch of DNA from Flavobacteriaceae bacterium MAR_2009_75:
TTATATCGTTCATTACGTATTCCGAAATGGGCAGGTCTGTTTGGGTGGTGCAACCAATAGCGATAGTACATTTGCTTTCTCCAGTTTGCAGGGGTATTACCGGCTAAGTTCGACCTAAAACTGGTGCCCTGTAGAAATTCAGGATGCTCAATACCAGCATAATCGGCTAAGAGAGCCGGAAAATCAATATTTAAGATGATATCGTCGATACGTTGACCTCCCTTAATTTCCTTCGGATATCTGATCACAAAAGGCATGCGTAGCGATTCTTCGTAAATCATTCGCTTATCAAAGAAACCGTGCTCACCTAAAAAATATCCTTGGTCGGCGGTATACACCACCACTGTATTATAGGCGATACCCTCCTCTTCTAAAAAATCCAATAATTTGCCGATATTATCGTCGATTGCGGCACCACATCTCATAAAGTCTTTTACCAACTTCTGATATATCTTTTTACGCTTCTGAATGCTATCAAGTCCCCCCAGGGGATAAGGTAGCCCGGGATATGTTGTCCACCAATTTTCAGGGTCTTTTGTAGCACTGTCCCATCTATTGCCTAGATTTTCCAGTTTTTGCCCAATGAAGGTGCGGCCGGTGGTCTCCGGACCAAAATCGTATAGAGAACTCGGCTCGGGTATTTCTTCGTTTTCATATAACGAAGCGAATCTTTCCGGATAATCGAAAGGTTCGTGCGTGGCTTTAAAATTACAAAACATAAGAAATGGCTTCTTATCATCTCGCCGCTTTAAATGTTCTATGGTCAAATCTGTAATTATATCTGTAGAAAAACCCTTGTATTCTTTTCCTATTGAACCATCATGGCCATCTTTCCAAGTTTCTTTGGTCTTTAAAATAGGATCCCAGTAACGCCCCTGACCCGGTAGTACATTAAAATAATCAAAGCCTTGTGGCTGCCCGACTAAATGCCATTTACCAATAATAGCGGTCTGGTACCCCTTTTGGGAAAATGTACGAGCGATGTTCGGGTGACCATCGGATATAGGTTCATTTAGAGTATACACTTGATTAATATGGCTATATTGACCGGTGAGTATACTACCTCGGCTTGGTGTACAGATACTATTGGTGCAAAATGCATTGTTCAATACCGCCCCTTCAGAAGCCAATCGTTTTATATTTTTATTCTTGACATAATCTTTTAAAATTCCTCCGTAGATTCCCCATGCTTGCGAAGTGTGATCATCAGAAAGTATGAACAGGATGTTTGGACGCTCAGCATCTATTTTTTCTTGAGCATTGTTGAAATGTGGATAGATAAATGAAACGAATAAAAGCAGGTAATACACTTGTTTGGTCATGGTAAAAAGGTTGGTTCAATTTCCGTTTGAAGATAGTAAAGAATAGATACAAAGGGCAAATTTACCCTCGACTATATCACAAAGCGTATAACTATTCTTATTTTCATAAAAAATTGGTCAAAACGTAATTTTTATGAAAACTATAGTTCTTTTCTCTCTTTCCTTTTTATTTATCTTAAGTTCTATTCAGGCCCAAAACGATGACGAAAAGGCTATTTTAGACATTATCAAGAAACAAGAAATAGCATGGACGAATGGTGACCTTGAAGGTTTTATGCAAGGCTATTGGCAATCTGACTCGCTTACCTATTACAGCGGTGGGAAACTAACACGAGGTTGGCAAACCACACTAGATAACTATAAGAAAGGATATCCTAACGATGATTACATAGGCAGTCTTGAATTTACAATCGACCAAATAACCAAAATTAGTGAAGATGCCTATTATGTAATGGGGCAATACCATTTGACGCGAAAAGTAGGAAACGCCAATGGAACGTTTATGATAATCTTTAAAAAAATTAATGGGCAATGGAAGATAATTGCTGATTCTTCTTGTTAGGTCACTCCTCTATATCTGTAACCGCCAATTTAGGGTAATACTTAATTCTGCGGGTTTTATAGGTATTATCTGGTGTAATAATTTCTTTTACCCAGTTGTTGGCTTCACTACTATCGAATTGATAGATGTACCCCTTCGTCGATGCTAAACCTTGTTTTTTAATTTTTAACTCAGACAATATCCCACTGGCATCATAGACATAGGTATTCTCTAACTGTACGATCCATTTGTCAGTAGCAGTATCATATATAGATGAACTATAGAATAATGGTTTTTTATCTACATCGACTATTTCAATCTCTTTACTATTGAATTCCCCATCAATATATTCTTGGGTTATAATCGTCTTTTTTCTTAGTGAGTCGCTTTCGGAGCCTGAAAAAGTAGTTTGAACCGTTTTGGCCAAGACCCCGTTCTTGGTTTCGGTCACAAGTTCAAGAGAATCGTCAGTTTCGTACGAAAAAGTACTCTGATCGATACCATCGGTATCTACGCTTTCAATACTCCATAATTTTCCATCCTCTCCATATCTATAAATATTCTTTTCTATTAGCTCCTTTTCGTAAGTTATTATTTTCTCGGTCACTTTTCGCTCGGGCACCGAGTCATAGGAGTAGAAGTTAGCAATTGAAGTGGCGCTATCGAACGTATTGTCATGGTAATTCTCAACCCGTTTTTCTATCAGTTCTTGATTTTCATATTTATAATAGGTAGTCACATAATCACTTTCACTAAACTTGGTAACCGACTTGGTCAATCTACCCGATTCGTCAAAATGATATTCTTCTTTACCATAATCAGTAATGACCAAACTTGATTTTACATTTCCGTTCAAATTAAAATCTTCGACTCTGAAGGTTTCTATTTCTTGGGCGGTCACTGGAAAAGAAGCCAGTATGAAAAAAAAATAAAAATGAACTGGAAGTTTTTTAGTCATGGTACAAATTTACTTGTATTTAATTCAACTGAAAATAAAAGCCGTACCATTTCGATAAAATGAAAAAACCCGCTAGGTTCAATAACCTAACGGGTCTTAACTATTTATAATGTGAAGTTAAACTTATTTAACCTCTTCGAAATCTACGTCTTCAACATTATCTCCTTCATTTGCCTCAGAACTTGCAGTGTCTTCACCATTAGCCGAAGGGCCCCCTGGTTGTTGCCCTTCTGCTTGGGCTTTGTACATTTCTTCAGAAGCCGCTTTCCAAGCTTCATTGATTTTGTCCAATGCCGGGGTTATTACTGCCAAATCTTTGCTCTCATAAGCTTTCTTCAATTCTTCCAAACTATCTTCAATCGGCTTTTTCTTGTCATCGGAAAGTTTTTCTCCGAATTCTTTCAATTGCTTCTCTGTTTGAAAAATCATACCGTCGGCCTCATTAAGCTTATCAGCCGTCTCTTTAGCTTTCTTATCGGACTCTGCATTAGCTTCTGCCTCAGCTTTCATCTTTTGAATCTCCTCATCGGTCAAACCTGAAGAAGCTTCAATTCTGATGTCTTGAGATTTACCGGTCGCCTTATCAGTGGCAGACACCTTAATGATCCCGTTCGCATCGATGTCAAAGGTCACTTCTACTTGAGGTGTACCTCTTGGTGCTGGTGGAATACCATCTAAGTGGAATCTTCCGATAGTCTTGTTATCTCCCGCCATTGGGCGTTCACCTTGCAATACGTGAATCTCCACCGATGGTTGGTTATCCGCCGCTGTAGAGAACACTTGTGATTTCTTCGTTGGTATCGTAGTGTTTGCTTCGATCAACTTGGTCATCACACTTCCCATAGTTTCGATACCCAAAGAAAGAGGAGTAACATCTAATAGCAATACATCTTTTACGTCACCTGTAAGAACACCACCTTGAATACCGGCTCCGACAGCTACTACTTCATCAGGGTTTACCCCTTTCGATGGCTTCTTGCCGAAAAACTTCTCAACAGCCTCTTGAACAGCAGGTATTCTCGTAGAACCACCTACCAAGATAATTTCATCAATATCACTTTTTGAAAGACCGGCGGCCTTTAAAGCTGTCTGGCAAGGTTCGATAGTTCTTTTTACCAAATCTTCGATCAATTGCTCAAATTTTGAACGGCTCAATGAGCGCACCAAGTGCTTTGGTCCTGATGAAGTGGCTGTTACGTAAGGTAAATTGATTTCAGTCTGTGCTGAAGATGATAATTCAATCTTTGCTTTTTCGGCAGCTTCTCTAAGACGTTGAAGTGCCATGGCATCTTCACGAAGATCAATACCTTCTTCACTTTTGAACTCTTCGGCCAACCAATCGATAATCTTCTGATCAACATCGTCACCACCTAAGTGCGTATCACCATCGGTAGCCAATACTTCAAATACACCATCTCCTAATTCTAAGATAGAAACATCATGAGTACCACCACCAAAGTCAAAAACCACAATTTTCTGATCGGTATCTTTTTTATCAAGACCATATGCCAAAGAAGCGGCCGTTGGTTCGTTGATAATTCTTTCTACGGTAAGTCCGGCAATTTCTCCGGCCTCTTTTGTAGCTTGACGTTGTGCATCGTTAAAATATGCCGGTACGGTGATTACCGCACGTGTAACATCTTGACCCAAGTAATCTTCGGCCGTTTTCTTCATTTTCTGAAGAATCATAGCTGAAAGCTCTTGAGGTGTATACAAACGACCTTCAATATCAACTCGAGGGGTATCATTATCACCTTTTACTACTTTATAAGGTACTCTTCCGGCCTCTTTGCTAGACTCAGAATATTTATTCCCCATAAAACGCTTGATAGAGTAAATGGTCTTGTTAGGGTTGGTTACCGCTTGCCTTTTGGCCGGGTCTCCAACTTTAATTTCACCACCTTCTACGAAAGCGATAACGGACGGGGTTGTTCGTTTTCCTTCTGCATTCGGAATTACGACGGGCTCATTACCTTCCATTACGGAGACACAGGAGTTGGTCGTACCCAAATCTATACCTATAATTTTGCTCATTCTATATGTTATTAAATATTAGTGCTTGTTTTTCTAAATCGCTAACTAAATGACAAACAATATGCCAAGCGACAACAACATGACATGATGTCATTTTGATATACACTTCTGATTTATTTTTGAAAAGCCATACTCTATTAATTTAAACACTGTGTAGGGTTTACTGCATTAATTTTTCTATTTTGCAGGCTATGACAATTCAACACAACTATGGAATTCAATAGAAGAGATTTTTTAAAAAAGGGAGCTACCTCGGCGGCTGGTTTAGCCGCAGCATCAATGATTCCCCTTGATATGTATGCCAATAATATTGACCAAGGTGGCGAGATTAAAGAAATTATAGTTCCCGAAACAAAAAGGCCGATCGTAAAAGATAAGATTCGATTCTCGGTTATCGGTATCAATCACGGCCATATTTACGGAATGGTAGACTCGTTGTTAGGTGGTGGTGGAATATTGGTCGCCGTTTATGCCAAAGAGCCAGAGCTTTTGAAAAATTTCACCAAGAAATACCCTAATGTAAAGGTGGCTAAAAGTGAAGCGGAAATTATAGAGGATAACTCTATACAGCTCGTAGCGAGTGCTGCCATACCTATAGAGCGGGCACCGATCGGTATTCAGGTTATGAAGTCGGGTAAAGATTACATGACCGATAAACCGGGTATTCTGACCTTCAATCAATTTAACGAGGTCAAAAAAGTACAGAAAGAAACGGGGCGCATATATTCAATTGTCTACAGCGAGCGTTTGGCCAACCCAGCATCTGTAATGGCCGGTAAACTAGTAAACGAAGGCGCTATTGGCAAAGTAATCCAAACCATTGGGTTGGGTCCGCATATTATGCGGCCGGAAAGTAGACCCGATTGGTTCTTTTACCCTGAGAAGGCCGGTGGCATACTTTGTGACATTGGCTCGCATCAATGCGACCAGTTTCTATATTATACAAACTCTCAACAAGCCGAAGTAAGCATTTCACAAATTGGCAATTTTGGTACGCCCAACTACCCCAATTATCAAGATTTCGGTGATATGATGGTTCGAAGCGGTCATGCTACAGGTTATATACGTATTGATTGGTTTACCCCTAAAGGTCTAGGTACCTGGGGCGATGGCAGAACATTTATATTGGGCACCGAAGGCTATATCGAAATGCGCAAGTACATTGATATCGCCGGAAGACCCAAAGGAAACCACCTATTTTTAGTAGATCAAAAAGAAACTAAGTATTTCGATTGTAGTAATGTTCATGTGCCGTTTGGCGAACAATTGGTCAGCGATGTGGTCAACCGTACAGAAACTGCCATGAGCCAAGACCATTGTTTTTTGGCCACCGAATTAGCCCTGACAGCACAGAAAAATGCGTTTCAGTTGAATGTGCAATAAATTAATCCACATCAGTTTATAGATTTTCTAAAATTTCTATTTTCTTAAACCCTTAACTTAAAATTCTATGGCCTTATCTAAACAGATATGTCTAATTCTTACTGTATGCCTAATATTTACATCCTGCAAAAATGAAAAAGCCCAACTGACCATTATCGAACAACAGGTGGAAGCCCCTTTTGATATGCCTTCAATAAAATCTCCAGATTTCTCGAACTGCCCGACCATTTCGATAATAGACAAAGGAGCCGTAGAAGGAAACCAACAAGCTACCGAACAGGCCATTCAAGCTGCCATCATAGATGCCAATGCAGCTGGCTGCGGTACGGTAATGGTTCCGAGGGGTGAATGGCCGACGGGTAAACTGCATCTTAAAAGTAACGTAAACCTTCATTTAGAAGAAGGTGCCGTTCTTCTGTTCTCAGATAATCCCAAAGACTATTTGCCCCCTGTGCACACCACTTGGGAAGGTATGGAGTGTTACAATTACTCTCCATTGATCTATGCCTATGAATGTAAAAATGTAGCAATCACCGGTAAAGGTGAACTTAGGGCCGAGATGGCTACTTGGGAAAAGTGGTTTGGTAGACCACCAGGCCATATGAACAGTCTTAAACGTTTATATAACCTTGCTGCCAAAAGTGATAATGTAGAAGAAAGGCAAATGGTAAACGATAGCGCCAACCTACGTCCTCATTTTATACAATTCAATAGAAGTAGTAATATTTTACTTGAAGATGTCACTATTACCAATAGTCCATTTTGGGTTATTCATCCTTATTTATCCAACGAAATAACTATAAGAAGAGTAAAGGTCAAGGCCCACGGCCATAACAATGATGGTGTTGACCCTGAAATGAGCCAGAATGTACTTATAGAAGATTGTGTCTTTGACCAAGGCGATGATGCCATTGCCGTAAAATCTGGTAGAAATCAAGATGCTTGGCGTTTAAATACTCCGTCAAAAAACATGGTCATTAGAAACTGTACGGTAAAAAACGGACATCAATTATTGGCCATAGGTAGCGAACTTTCAGGAGGAGTAGAGAATATTCTAATTGATAATTGTGTTGTTGAAGACAACGCATCTTTATTTCATTTGCTCTTTATTAAAACCAACGAGCGCCGTGGTGGCTACGTGAAAAACATAATTATGAACAATATAAAGGCGAACGAGGTTCGAAATGGGGTTTTGGGTATTGAAACCGATGTGCTCTATCAATGGAAAGATTTGGTGCCCACCTACGAAAAAAGGCTTACGCCTATTTCAGACATTAGACTCGATAATATTCAGCTTAAAAAAGGTGATTTTCTATCCAAAATTATGGGTCAAGAGGAGCAACCTGTTAAAAATATATCCTTGGAAAATGTAAAGGTAGATTCTTTATTAGGTAAAGAACTAATTCATGAGCATGTCGTAGGTTTTCGTAAAATGTAGCAATAATCTATTGGTATACATTATTAAAATTCCGATGTTGCCCTTACCTTTATCATAGTTCAAAAGAACGAATTGCTATGGAGTGTATCAGTGTTTTTGACATGCTAAAAATAGGTATAGGGCCCTCGAGCTCCCATACCCTTGGGCCGTGGCGTGCTGCGGAAAGATGGATTAAAGAACTGAAATTGGCTCACCTTTTCGAAGAGGTTGATAAAATTGATGTACACATCTATGGCTCCCTTTCCTTGACCGGAAAAGGTCATGCAACGGACTATGCGGTGATGCTCGGCTTATCTGGTGAAGACCCTGTTGAAGTACCGATAGAGAATATTCACACCACAGTTCAACAAATTCGAGAAAAGAAAATTATTAACTTCGGAGGCGAACGTAACCTAGAATTTGTACCCGAAACCAACATCCATTTTCACAAAAAATTTTTAGAATTTCACGCTAACGGAATCAAGTTTGAAGCTCAACTAAAGTCAGGTACTAAAAAATCAAATACTTATTATTCCATCGGAGGTGGTTTTGTGGTAGTCAAAGAGCGCAAAAATGCCAAACAAAAAATAGCCGATTTTCATAGCTTCCCCTTCCCTATTGAAAATGGGAAACAACTTCTTCATTATTGTACAGAACAAAATACATCTATTTCTAAAATTGTGCTTAAAAACGAACTTTCCCTAAGCAGCAAAAGTGAAATAGACCATAAAACTCGCGAGGTCTGGAAAACGATGTTGGAGTGTATGTTCACTGGCTGTCATACCCAAGGTAAACTACCAGGTGGATTAAACGTAACCCGTAGGGCGTACGATATAAACAAAAATCTTTTAGGAGTAAATTTTGAATCCTATAGTTCACCCGAAGAGTGGCTTAATACCATCAGAAATACCGAAGTAAAGTTTCGACAAATCTTAAAATGGGTGAGTTGTTTTGCTCTGGCCGTAAACGAAGTGAACGCTTCGTTGGGGCGTGTGGTCACAGCCCCTACAAATGGCAGTGCTGGGGTTATACCTGCAGTTTTAATGTATTATCTGGTCATTGAAAATCACAAAGCGGATTTTGAAGATATTCAACAGTTTTTATTCGTAGCCGGTGAAATCGGAAGTATTTTCAAAAAAGGAGCTACCATTTCTGCTGCAATGGGTGGTTGTCAGGCTGAAATCGGTGTTTCATCTGCTATGGCTGCCGGAGCATTGACCCAACTGTTAGGTGGTACTCCCGAACAGGTTTTAATGGCTGCCGAAATTGCCATGGAACATCATCTAGGTCTCACGTGCGACCCTATCGGTGGTTTGGTTCAGATACCCTGTATCGAACGCAATTCAATGGGTGCCATCAAGGCGATAAATGCCGCTGAACTGGCATTGGGCTCAGACCCTGAAGATGCTAAAGTACCTTTGGACAAAGTCGTTGAAACCATGTGGGCCACGGCTAAAGACATGAGCTCTAAATACAAGGAAACCTCCAAAGGAGGTCTCGCTGTTGGTATTAATATGAGTGATTGTTAGATTATTCTACTCTAGGAGTAACTACGAACTTTCTAAAAGAAATAGGGCCATGATCCCCTTGAATATAAAATGGTCCCGGTTCCCCTTCTTTACTATCTAAAGCACCGCCTGTAATACCAGGTATATTCTGTTCACTGATAATCGTCTTTCCATTGGCCACCACGGTCACTCTTCTACCGATCAAGGTGATATCGTAAGTTTGCCATTCACTGGCCGGGTTTGCAGCCATTTCGTTCGGAGTTAGAAAACCATAAACTCCTCCAAAAAGTACATTGCTAGGGTCGCTTCCGTAGTCATCGGTAATCTGCACCTCATAGCGACCTCTAAGATAAATACCACTGTTGCTTCTGGGTGGCACCTTAAATTCTACATGTAATTTGAAATCTTCGAATTTTTCTTCCGTTACCAAATTGGCACCTGATTTCGGACTTTTTAAAATACCATCTTCGACTATCCATTGGTTCTCTCCCTTGGCCTTCCACCCCGACAAATCTTTACCATTGAAAATTTCCTGTGGTTCACCCCATTTAGGGTTCTCTACAGTTGAGAGCTTCGGTGCCCTCTCAGCAGTCCAATTATAAGTATCTCCTTTGGCAAAAGCCAACGTTCCTTTGAGTCCATCTCCATCTTTTTCTCCCTTAACCGTTACATCACCCAAATCAGGTGACCATTGTGGTGGTATGGTAAAAGCAAATTTACCTCCGCCAACTTTCACCTCTGAAATAGGCCTTGCACTACCCGATGCATACACAAAATGCCCCACTAAGGTTTTTACACCTGAATGTTTGATCACTAGCCAAGAAGGTAGCTTTTCTCCTTTTTTATCAATCTCTATATCCCATTTACCTTCAAAGAATTTTTCTTCTTGGGCTTGAACGACTGGGCTTGAACAAAAAGCAACTAGATAAAGAAGTAATTTTATTTTTTTCATTATAGTGTTATTAAAATAAGCCTCAAATATAGGTATTGCGAGCAAATATGAACAAATATCATTGTGAAGTTTAGAAAATGATTATTAAAGGCTTAGTTCATTATACATTTCACATATTTTACTAACTTTAGAAGCTAATTCTTTTACTAAACTATATCCAAAAAGAAAATGAAAAACAAGAAGACAAAATCTTCGACGAACTCCAGACGTTCTTTTATTAAAAAAGGAGCGGCTGCCTCATCTATCTTTATCGTTCCTCGCCATGTGTTGGGAGGCGTAGGCTATCTTGCCCCTAGCGATAAATTGAATCTTGCCGCAATTGGTGCGGGTGGAAAAGGCTCGAGCGATATCGCGAACGCTTCCGTGAACGGTCGCGAAAACGTTGTAGCTCTATGTGATGTCGATTTTAAAGGATCTGCAAAGAGGTCTGTTGAAAGATTTCCGAAAGCAAAATTATATGCTGATTACCGTGAGATGTTGGACAAGGAGAAGGGCATTGATGCCGTTACCATTTCGACTCCAGACCATGTTCATGGTCCGGCCGCTTCCTATGCCATGAACCGAGGTGTTCATGTGTATGTGCAGAAGCCGATGACACATAATATTAGTGAGGCCCGTACGCTTACCCAAATGGCCCGCGATAAAAAAATAGTAACCCAAATGGGTAACCAAGGCGGTTCTAACCCACT
This window harbors:
- a CDS encoding secreted protein, with amino-acid sequence MEFNRRDFLKKGATSAAGLAAASMIPLDMYANNIDQGGEIKEIIVPETKRPIVKDKIRFSVIGINHGHIYGMVDSLLGGGGILVAVYAKEPELLKNFTKKYPNVKVAKSEAEIIEDNSIQLVASAAIPIERAPIGIQVMKSGKDYMTDKPGILTFNQFNEVKKVQKETGRIYSIVYSERLANPASVMAGKLVNEGAIGKVIQTIGLGPHIMRPESRPDWFFYPEKAGGILCDIGSHQCDQFLYYTNSQQAEVSISQIGNFGTPNYPNYQDFGDMMVRSGHATGYIRIDWFTPKGLGTWGDGRTFILGTEGYIEMRKYIDIAGRPKGNHLFLVDQKETKYFDCSNVHVPFGEQLVSDVVNRTETAMSQDHCFLATELALTAQKNAFQLNVQ
- a CDS encoding glycosyl hydrolase family 28; amino-acid sequence: MALSKQICLILTVCLIFTSCKNEKAQLTIIEQQVEAPFDMPSIKSPDFSNCPTISIIDKGAVEGNQQATEQAIQAAIIDANAAGCGTVMVPRGEWPTGKLHLKSNVNLHLEEGAVLLFSDNPKDYLPPVHTTWEGMECYNYSPLIYAYECKNVAITGKGELRAEMATWEKWFGRPPGHMNSLKRLYNLAAKSDNVEERQMVNDSANLRPHFIQFNRSSNILLEDVTITNSPFWVIHPYLSNEITIRRVKVKAHGHNNDGVDPEMSQNVLIEDCVFDQGDDAIAVKSGRNQDAWRLNTPSKNMVIRNCTVKNGHQLLAIGSELSGGVENILIDNCVVEDNASLFHLLFIKTNERRGGYVKNIIMNNIKANEVRNGVLGIETDVLYQWKDLVPTYEKRLTPISDIRLDNIQLKKGDFLSKIMGQEEQPVKNISLENVKVDSLLGKELIHEHVVGFRKM
- a CDS encoding arylsulfatase A-like enzyme — encoded protein: MTKQVYYLLLFVSFIYPHFNNAQEKIDAERPNILFILSDDHTSQAWGIYGGILKDYVKNKNIKRLASEGAVLNNAFCTNSICTPSRGSILTGQYSHINQVYTLNEPISDGHPNIARTFSQKGYQTAIIGKWHLVGQPQGFDYFNVLPGQGRYWDPILKTKETWKDGHDGSIGKEYKGFSTDIITDLTIEHLKRRDDKKPFLMFCNFKATHEPFDYPERFASLYENEEIPEPSSLYDFGPETTGRTFIGQKLENLGNRWDSATKDPENWWTTYPGLPYPLGGLDSIQKRKKIYQKLVKDFMRCGAAIDDNIGKLLDFLEEEGIAYNTVVVYTADQGYFLGEHGFFDKRMIYEESLRMPFVIRYPKEIKGGQRIDDIILNIDFPALLADYAGIEHPEFLQGTSFRSNLAGNTPANWRKQMYYRYWLHHPNRPAHFGIRNERYKLAFFYGQPLDKKGTSKEITAPTWEFYDLESDPKELRNAFDDPAYTAIIKEMKSELVEERKKYMDNDLDYPEMKPILSEANLR
- a CDS encoding L-serine dehydratase, coding for MECISVFDMLKIGIGPSSSHTLGPWRAAERWIKELKLAHLFEEVDKIDVHIYGSLSLTGKGHATDYAVMLGLSGEDPVEVPIENIHTTVQQIREKKIINFGGERNLEFVPETNIHFHKKFLEFHANGIKFEAQLKSGTKKSNTYYSIGGGFVVVKERKNAKQKIADFHSFPFPIENGKQLLHYCTEQNTSISKIVLKNELSLSSKSEIDHKTREVWKTMLECMFTGCHTQGKLPGGLNVTRRAYDINKNLLGVNFESYSSPEEWLNTIRNTEVKFRQILKWVSCFALAVNEVNASLGRVVTAPTNGSAGVIPAVLMYYLVIENHKADFEDIQQFLFVAGEIGSIFKKGATISAAMGGCQAEIGVSSAMAAGALTQLLGGTPEQVLMAAEIAMEHHLGLTCDPIGGLVQIPCIERNSMGAIKAINAAELALGSDPEDAKVPLDKVVETMWATAKDMSSKYKETSKGGLAVGINMSDC
- a CDS encoding molecular chaperone DnaK, producing MSKIIGIDLGTTNSCVSVMEGNEPVVIPNAEGKRTTPSVIAFVEGGEIKVGDPAKRQAVTNPNKTIYSIKRFMGNKYSESSKEAGRVPYKVVKGDNDTPRVDIEGRLYTPQELSAMILQKMKKTAEDYLGQDVTRAVITVPAYFNDAQRQATKEAGEIAGLTVERIINEPTAASLAYGLDKKDTDQKIVVFDFGGGTHDVSILELGDGVFEVLATDGDTHLGGDDVDQKIIDWLAEEFKSEEGIDLREDAMALQRLREAAEKAKIELSSSAQTEINLPYVTATSSGPKHLVRSLSRSKFEQLIEDLVKRTIEPCQTALKAAGLSKSDIDEIILVGGSTRIPAVQEAVEKFFGKKPSKGVNPDEVVAVGAGIQGGVLTGDVKDVLLLDVTPLSLGIETMGSVMTKLIEANTTIPTKKSQVFSTAADNQPSVEIHVLQGERPMAGDNKTIGRFHLDGIPPAPRGTPQVEVTFDIDANGIIKVSATDKATGKSQDIRIEASSGLTDEEIQKMKAEAEANAESDKKAKETADKLNEADGMIFQTEKQLKEFGEKLSDDKKKPIEDSLEELKKAYESKDLAVITPALDKINEAWKAASEEMYKAQAEGQQPGGPSANGEDTASSEANEGDNVEDVDFEEVK